The Pseudodesulfovibrio cashew genomic sequence ATCTCAAGAACACCCCCTGCACCCTGACCATCGCAGAAAACGGCCAGGTCGGCGTGGACGCCTTCAAGAGAGAGGCCTTCGACTGCGTGCTCATGGATATCCAGATGCCGGTCATGGACGGGTATGAAGCTACCCGCACCATCCGGGAGTGGGAGGCGGAAAACGGGCGGGCGCGCACCCCGCTCATCGCCATGACGGCCTACGCCCATTCCGAGGCCGCCCAGGCGTGCCTTGAGGCGGGGGCCGACAGTCACCTGGCAAAGCCGGTCAAGAAGAGCGCCCTCTTCGACGCACTGCAAGCTGTCAGTCTCCCCAAGGGAGGAGACGCCGAGAGCGAGGAAGCTGAGGCGGCCCGAATCAGCGTGAAAGCGGCCTACGCCGCATTGGAGCGCGACGACTTCGCCTCTGTCCGGGTGCTGGGCAGCGACATCGAAAACCGAGGGAAGGCGCTGTCCCTGGAACTGCTGACCGAAAGCGGCGCAGCCCTGCAACAGGCAGCCGGAGACGTTCCTGATCGTGCGGCTGTCAGACGAATCCTGGACGACCTCGCCCAAGTCGTTGATATACCGGGGCCGTTGGGGTAGCTTCCGTAAGGGTTGAACAGCAGTCGGGGAGAGGTCATGCATGATATTCGTCTAATCTGGTGCCACGGTTCACTGAGTGAACCATGGGGCGCCAAGTCCAGATACCTGGCTGGCGTGGCCGAAACCGCCGGGCTGGAGATGGACGCCCTGGATTTTCGGGATCTCGACGACCCGGACGATCGAGTGGAGCGCATGGTGTCCCACCTGGAGGGCTCGGACGTGCCCGCCATCCTCGTAGGTTCCAGCATGGGGGGCTACGTGGCCGCCGCCGCTTGCAGCCGCCTGAAGATCGCCGGAATCTTTCTCCTCGCGCCCGCCTTCTACCTGCCGGGATACGCCACCCATGTCTTCAACGGCCTGCCCAAGGCCGTCACCGTGGTCCACGGCTGGCGGGACGATGTGGTTCCCGTGGAAAATGCCATCCGTTTCGCAAGCCTCCACCGGGCCGAGTTGCACGTCCTCGACGACGGCCACCGGCTGGCCGCCAGCACCGAGGCCCTCGGCGTATATTTCTTCAATTTCCTCGATGCCATCAAGGGCGGAGACCAGGCATGATCCCGGCCCGCCGCGTCATTGCTCTCCTGGCGGCCCTGGTTGTGCTGCTGGCCTGCGCACCGAGCCTGGCAGAGGAGTCCTTTCCCCTGCGCCCCTACTATCCCGAGGTCCGCTACATGAGCACCGAGCAACTCCTCAGGGACTACACCCGGACCGTGGTTGTCGATATCCGCTCCAGCTTCGAGTACGATGTGGCGCGCATCAACAAGGCCAAGCTGCTTCCCCTGACCACTCCGGACTTCGGAGAAAAGCTGGAAAAGCTCAGGCCCAAGGACGATCCCACGCCCATGGTCTTCTATTGCAACGGGCACAGCTGCGCCAAGAGCTACCAGGCAGCCCAGGTCGCCCTCTCCCTTGGATTTTCCCACGTCTTCGCCTATGACGGGGGCATCTTCGACTGGATCGGAGCCGC encodes the following:
- a CDS encoding alpha/beta fold hydrolase — translated: MHDIRLIWCHGSLSEPWGAKSRYLAGVAETAGLEMDALDFRDLDDPDDRVERMVSHLEGSDVPAILVGSSMGGYVAAAACSRLKIAGIFLLAPAFYLPGYATHVFNGLPKAVTVVHGWRDDVVPVENAIRFASLHRAELHVLDDGHRLAASTEALGVYFFNFLDAIKGGDQA